From a single Glycine soja cultivar W05 chromosome 19, ASM419377v2, whole genome shotgun sequence genomic region:
- the LOC114400088 gene encoding putative anthocyanidin reductase isoform X3, protein MREGCSKVCVTGASGYIASSLVKKLLAKGHSVHATLRDLSLYKNESKVSLLKSLPQSEGKLVLFEADIYNPNDFDHAIEGCEFVFHVATPMIHDPGSQQYKNTSEAAMAASKSIALSCVRAGTVKRLIYTASVVSASSLKEDGSGFKDAMDETCWTPLNDSLAYVYPDDPFYKDYTYSKTLSEKHVLSYGNDENGGGLEVVTLPCGLVGGDTLQSSTPVSGVVCIAQIMQDARAYISLKFLKKLLGKIPLVHIDDVCEAHIFCMESTSISGRFLCASSYISLEEMANHFALHYPEFNVKQEYEDELKKDIKWASTKLCDKGFVYKYDAKMILDDCIKCARRMGDL, encoded by the exons ATGAGGGAAGGGTGCAGCAAAGTATGCGTCACAGGAGCTAGTGGTTACATAGCTTCCTCTCTGGTGAAGAAGCTCTTGGCCAAGGGTCACAGCGTCCATGCAACTCTCAGAGACTTGAGTTTGTATA AGAACGAGTCAAAGGTGAGCCTCTTAAAGAGCCTTCCACAATCAGAAGGGAAACTGGTGCTGTTTGAAGCTGATATTTACAACCCAAATGACTTTGACCATGCAATTGAAGGCTGTGAGTTTGTCTTTCATGTTGCTACTCCCATGATCCATGATCCTGGCTCCCAG CAGTACAAGAATACTTCTGAAGCGGCAATGGCTGCGTCAAAAAGCATTGCCCTGTCTTGTGTGAGAGCAGGGACGGTGAAGCGTCTCATCTACACCGCGTCTGTTGTTTCTGCTTCTTCTTTGAAAGAAGATGGGAGTGGTTTCAAAGATGCAATGGATGAAACTTGCTGGACCCCTCTAAATGATTCCTTGGCATATGTATACCCAGATGATCCTTTTTATAAG GACTATACTTATTCAAAGACACTGTCGGAGAAACATGTGTTGAGCTACGGGAACGATGAAAATGGTGGAGGATTGGAGGTGGTAACACTCCCTTGTGGGCTAGTGGGAGGCGACACCCTTCAATCTTCTACACCCGTTAGCGGAGTAGTTTGTATCGCACAGATCATGCAAGATGCAAGGGCGTACATATCACTCAAGTTCCTAAAGAAATTGCTGGGGAAAATTCCTCTTGTACACATTGATGATGTCTGTGAAGCTCATATTTTCTGCATGGAAAGTACCTCGATCAGTGGAAGATTCTTGTGTGCAAGTTCATATATTTCATTAGAAGAGATGGCTAATCATTTCGCTCTTCATTATCCAGAATTCAATGTGAAACAAGA ATATGAAGATGAGCTGAAGAAGGATATCAAGTGGGCCTCAACAAAGCTGTGTGACAAAGGATTTGTATACAAATATGACGCCAAGATGATATTAGATGATTGTATCAAATGTGCAAGAAGGATGGGTGATCTCTAG
- the LOC114400088 gene encoding putative anthocyanidin reductase isoform X6, translating to MREGCSKVCVTGASGYIASSLVKKLLAKGHSVHATLRDLKNESKVSLLKSLPQSEGKLVLFEADIYNPNDFDHAIEGCEFVFHVATPMIHDPGSQYKNTSEAAMAASKSIALSCVRAGTVKRLIYTASVVSASSLKEDGSGFKDAMDETCWTPLNDSLAYVYPDDPFYKDYTYSKTLSEKHVLSYGNDENGGGLEVVTLPCGLVGGDTLQSSTPVSGVVCIAQIMQDARAYISLKFLKKLLGKIPLVHIDDVCEAHIFCMESTSISGRFLCASSYISLEEMANHFALHYPEFNVKQEYEDELKKDIKWASTKLCDKGFVYKYDAKMILDDCIKCARRMGDL from the exons ATGAGGGAAGGGTGCAGCAAAGTATGCGTCACAGGAGCTAGTGGTTACATAGCTTCCTCTCTGGTGAAGAAGCTCTTGGCCAAGGGTCACAGCGTCCATGCAACTCTCAGAGACTTGA AGAACGAGTCAAAGGTGAGCCTCTTAAAGAGCCTTCCACAATCAGAAGGGAAACTGGTGCTGTTTGAAGCTGATATTTACAACCCAAATGACTTTGACCATGCAATTGAAGGCTGTGAGTTTGTCTTTCATGTTGCTACTCCCATGATCCATGATCCTGGCTCCCAG TACAAGAATACTTCTGAAGCGGCAATGGCTGCGTCAAAAAGCATTGCCCTGTCTTGTGTGAGAGCAGGGACGGTGAAGCGTCTCATCTACACCGCGTCTGTTGTTTCTGCTTCTTCTTTGAAAGAAGATGGGAGTGGTTTCAAAGATGCAATGGATGAAACTTGCTGGACCCCTCTAAATGATTCCTTGGCATATGTATACCCAGATGATCCTTTTTATAAG GACTATACTTATTCAAAGACACTGTCGGAGAAACATGTGTTGAGCTACGGGAACGATGAAAATGGTGGAGGATTGGAGGTGGTAACACTCCCTTGTGGGCTAGTGGGAGGCGACACCCTTCAATCTTCTACACCCGTTAGCGGAGTAGTTTGTATCGCACAGATCATGCAAGATGCAAGGGCGTACATATCACTCAAGTTCCTAAAGAAATTGCTGGGGAAAATTCCTCTTGTACACATTGATGATGTCTGTGAAGCTCATATTTTCTGCATGGAAAGTACCTCGATCAGTGGAAGATTCTTGTGTGCAAGTTCATATATTTCATTAGAAGAGATGGCTAATCATTTCGCTCTTCATTATCCAGAATTCAATGTGAAACAAGA ATATGAAGATGAGCTGAAGAAGGATATCAAGTGGGCCTCAACAAAGCTGTGTGACAAAGGATTTGTATACAAATATGACGCCAAGATGATATTAGATGATTGTATCAAATGTGCAAGAAGGATGGGTGATCTCTAG
- the LOC114400088 gene encoding putative anthocyanidin reductase isoform X1 — MREGCSKVCVTGASGYIASSLVKKLLAKGHSVHATLRDLSLYTENESKVSLLKSLPQSEGKLVLFEADIYNPNDFDHAIEGCEFVFHVATPMIHDPGSQQYKNTSEAAMAASKSIALSCVRAGTVKRLIYTASVVSASSLKEDGSGFKDAMDETCWTPLNDSLAYVYPDDPFYKDYTYSKTLSEKHVLSYGNDENGGGLEVVTLPCGLVGGDTLQSSTPVSGVVCIAQIMQDARAYISLKFLKKLLGKIPLVHIDDVCEAHIFCMESTSISGRFLCASSYISLEEMANHFALHYPEFNVKQEYEDELKKDIKWASTKLCDKGFVYKYDAKMILDDCIKCARRMGDL; from the exons ATGAGGGAAGGGTGCAGCAAAGTATGCGTCACAGGAGCTAGTGGTTACATAGCTTCCTCTCTGGTGAAGAAGCTCTTGGCCAAGGGTCACAGCGTCCATGCAACTCTCAGAGACTTGAGTTTGTATA CAGAGAACGAGTCAAAGGTGAGCCTCTTAAAGAGCCTTCCACAATCAGAAGGGAAACTGGTGCTGTTTGAAGCTGATATTTACAACCCAAATGACTTTGACCATGCAATTGAAGGCTGTGAGTTTGTCTTTCATGTTGCTACTCCCATGATCCATGATCCTGGCTCCCAG CAGTACAAGAATACTTCTGAAGCGGCAATGGCTGCGTCAAAAAGCATTGCCCTGTCTTGTGTGAGAGCAGGGACGGTGAAGCGTCTCATCTACACCGCGTCTGTTGTTTCTGCTTCTTCTTTGAAAGAAGATGGGAGTGGTTTCAAAGATGCAATGGATGAAACTTGCTGGACCCCTCTAAATGATTCCTTGGCATATGTATACCCAGATGATCCTTTTTATAAG GACTATACTTATTCAAAGACACTGTCGGAGAAACATGTGTTGAGCTACGGGAACGATGAAAATGGTGGAGGATTGGAGGTGGTAACACTCCCTTGTGGGCTAGTGGGAGGCGACACCCTTCAATCTTCTACACCCGTTAGCGGAGTAGTTTGTATCGCACAGATCATGCAAGATGCAAGGGCGTACATATCACTCAAGTTCCTAAAGAAATTGCTGGGGAAAATTCCTCTTGTACACATTGATGATGTCTGTGAAGCTCATATTTTCTGCATGGAAAGTACCTCGATCAGTGGAAGATTCTTGTGTGCAAGTTCATATATTTCATTAGAAGAGATGGCTAATCATTTCGCTCTTCATTATCCAGAATTCAATGTGAAACAAGA ATATGAAGATGAGCTGAAGAAGGATATCAAGTGGGCCTCAACAAAGCTGTGTGACAAAGGATTTGTATACAAATATGACGCCAAGATGATATTAGATGATTGTATCAAATGTGCAAGAAGGATGGGTGATCTCTAG
- the LOC114398174 gene encoding putative anthocyanidin reductase isoform X2 produces the protein MESSEGIRCKVCVTGGASYIGSCLVKKLLQKGYTVHSTLRNFKDESKIGLLRGLPHANDERLVLFEADIYKPDEYEPAIQGCEIVFHVATPYEHQSDSLLFKNTSEAAIAGVKSIAKYCIKSGTVRRLIYTASVVAASPLKDDGSGFKDFIDETCWTPLNLSMGTLHQWYTDSKTQAERELLSYGSGENGGGLEVVQDNEAAYQSLKFLEELDGKIPIVHVEDVCEAHIFCAENPSINGRFLVASSYASSAEIANYYLQAYPEFNLNHKYLEGPKRDIKWASRKLTDNGFVYKNDLKMILDDCIRCARRMGDL, from the exons ATGGAGAGTAGTGAGGGAATTAGGTGTAAGGTATGCGTGACCGGCGGTGCTAGTTACATAGGCTCTTGCCTTGTCAAGAAGCTTCTGCAAAAGGGCTACACCGTCCACTCCACCCTCAGAAACTTTA AGGACGAGTCAAAGATAGGCCTTCTGAGAGGGTTGCCTCATGCTAATGATGAGAGACTGGTGTTATTTGAAGCAGACATATATAAACCAGACGAGTACGAGCCAGCAATTCAAGGCTGTGAGATTGTCTTTCACGTTGCTACTCCCTATGAACATCAATCGGATTCTCTGCTG TTTAAGAACACAAGTGAAGCTGCAATAGCGGGGGTGAAAAGCATAGCTAAGTATTGCATTAAATCGGGAACGGTGAGACGGCTAATTTACACTGCCTCGGTGGTTGCTGCTTCTCCGCTTAAAGATGACGGCTCTGGTTTTAAAGATTTCATTGATGAAACTTGTTGGACGCCTCTCAACCTTTCAATGGGGACTCTTCATCAG TGGTACACTGATTCGAAGACACAGGCTGAGAGAGAGTTGCTGAGTTATGGAAGCGGTGAAAATGGTGGGGGATTGGAGGTG GTACAAGACAATGAAGCCGCATACCAGTCTTTGAAGTTCTTAGAAGAATTGGATGGAAAAATCCCAATAGTTCACGTTGAAGATGTCTGTGAAGCTCACATCTTCTGCGCGGAGAATCCATCAATTAATGGCAGATTCTTGGTTGCAAGCTCATATGCATCATCCGCAGAAATTGCAAATTATTATCTTCAAGCCTATCCCGAATTCAATTTGAACCACAA GTATTTGGAAGGGCCAAAAAGGGATATAAAATGGGCGTCAAGGAAGCTGACAGACAACGGGTTTGTGTACAAAAATGACCTGAAGATGATATTGGATGATTGTATCAGATGCGCAAGAAGGATGGGCGACCTctag
- the LOC114400088 gene encoding putative anthocyanidin reductase isoform X2, whose product MREGCSKVCVTGASGYIASSLVKKLLAKGHSVHATLRDLSLYTENESKVSLLKSLPQSEGKLVLFEADIYNPNDFDHAIEGCEFVFHVATPMIHDPGSQYKNTSEAAMAASKSIALSCVRAGTVKRLIYTASVVSASSLKEDGSGFKDAMDETCWTPLNDSLAYVYPDDPFYKDYTYSKTLSEKHVLSYGNDENGGGLEVVTLPCGLVGGDTLQSSTPVSGVVCIAQIMQDARAYISLKFLKKLLGKIPLVHIDDVCEAHIFCMESTSISGRFLCASSYISLEEMANHFALHYPEFNVKQEYEDELKKDIKWASTKLCDKGFVYKYDAKMILDDCIKCARRMGDL is encoded by the exons ATGAGGGAAGGGTGCAGCAAAGTATGCGTCACAGGAGCTAGTGGTTACATAGCTTCCTCTCTGGTGAAGAAGCTCTTGGCCAAGGGTCACAGCGTCCATGCAACTCTCAGAGACTTGAGTTTGTATA CAGAGAACGAGTCAAAGGTGAGCCTCTTAAAGAGCCTTCCACAATCAGAAGGGAAACTGGTGCTGTTTGAAGCTGATATTTACAACCCAAATGACTTTGACCATGCAATTGAAGGCTGTGAGTTTGTCTTTCATGTTGCTACTCCCATGATCCATGATCCTGGCTCCCAG TACAAGAATACTTCTGAAGCGGCAATGGCTGCGTCAAAAAGCATTGCCCTGTCTTGTGTGAGAGCAGGGACGGTGAAGCGTCTCATCTACACCGCGTCTGTTGTTTCTGCTTCTTCTTTGAAAGAAGATGGGAGTGGTTTCAAAGATGCAATGGATGAAACTTGCTGGACCCCTCTAAATGATTCCTTGGCATATGTATACCCAGATGATCCTTTTTATAAG GACTATACTTATTCAAAGACACTGTCGGAGAAACATGTGTTGAGCTACGGGAACGATGAAAATGGTGGAGGATTGGAGGTGGTAACACTCCCTTGTGGGCTAGTGGGAGGCGACACCCTTCAATCTTCTACACCCGTTAGCGGAGTAGTTTGTATCGCACAGATCATGCAAGATGCAAGGGCGTACATATCACTCAAGTTCCTAAAGAAATTGCTGGGGAAAATTCCTCTTGTACACATTGATGATGTCTGTGAAGCTCATATTTTCTGCATGGAAAGTACCTCGATCAGTGGAAGATTCTTGTGTGCAAGTTCATATATTTCATTAGAAGAGATGGCTAATCATTTCGCTCTTCATTATCCAGAATTCAATGTGAAACAAGA ATATGAAGATGAGCTGAAGAAGGATATCAAGTGGGCCTCAACAAAGCTGTGTGACAAAGGATTTGTATACAAATATGACGCCAAGATGATATTAGATGATTGTATCAAATGTGCAAGAAGGATGGGTGATCTCTAG
- the LOC114398174 gene encoding anthocyanidin reductase-like isoform X1, which produces MESSEGIRCKVCVTGGASYIGSCLVKKLLQKGYTVHSTLRNFKDESKIGLLRGLPHANDERLVLFEADIYKPDEYEPAIQGCEIVFHVATPYEHQSDSLLFKNTSEAAIAGVKSIAKYCIKSGTVRRLIYTASVVAASPLKDDGSGFKDFIDETCWTPLNLSMGTLHQWYTDSKTQAERELLSYGSGENGGGLEVVSLACGLVGGDTLLSYTPLSVTLLSSQVQDNEAAYQSLKFLEELDGKIPIVHVEDVCEAHIFCAENPSINGRFLVASSYASSAEIANYYLQAYPEFNLNHKYLEGPKRDIKWASRKLTDNGFVYKNDLKMILDDCIRCARRMGDL; this is translated from the exons ATGGAGAGTAGTGAGGGAATTAGGTGTAAGGTATGCGTGACCGGCGGTGCTAGTTACATAGGCTCTTGCCTTGTCAAGAAGCTTCTGCAAAAGGGCTACACCGTCCACTCCACCCTCAGAAACTTTA AGGACGAGTCAAAGATAGGCCTTCTGAGAGGGTTGCCTCATGCTAATGATGAGAGACTGGTGTTATTTGAAGCAGACATATATAAACCAGACGAGTACGAGCCAGCAATTCAAGGCTGTGAGATTGTCTTTCACGTTGCTACTCCCTATGAACATCAATCGGATTCTCTGCTG TTTAAGAACACAAGTGAAGCTGCAATAGCGGGGGTGAAAAGCATAGCTAAGTATTGCATTAAATCGGGAACGGTGAGACGGCTAATTTACACTGCCTCGGTGGTTGCTGCTTCTCCGCTTAAAGATGACGGCTCTGGTTTTAAAGATTTCATTGATGAAACTTGTTGGACGCCTCTCAACCTTTCAATGGGGACTCTTCATCAG TGGTACACTGATTCGAAGACACAGGCTGAGAGAGAGTTGCTGAGTTATGGAAGCGGTGAAAATGGTGGGGGATTGGAGGTGGTGAGTTTGGCTTGTGGCCTGGTGGGAGGGGATACTCTTCTGAGTTACACACCCTTGAGTGTTACATTGCTTTCCTCTCAGGTACAAGACAATGAAGCCGCATACCAGTCTTTGAAGTTCTTAGAAGAATTGGATGGAAAAATCCCAATAGTTCACGTTGAAGATGTCTGTGAAGCTCACATCTTCTGCGCGGAGAATCCATCAATTAATGGCAGATTCTTGGTTGCAAGCTCATATGCATCATCCGCAGAAATTGCAAATTATTATCTTCAAGCCTATCCCGAATTCAATTTGAACCACAA GTATTTGGAAGGGCCAAAAAGGGATATAAAATGGGCGTCAAGGAAGCTGACAGACAACGGGTTTGTGTACAAAAATGACCTGAAGATGATATTGGATGATTGTATCAGATGCGCAAGAAGGATGGGCGACCTctag
- the LOC114400088 gene encoding putative anthocyanidin reductase isoform X4, whose product MREGCSKVCVTGASGYIASSLVKKLLAKGHSVHATLRDLTENESKVSLLKSLPQSEGKLVLFEADIYNPNDFDHAIEGCEFVFHVATPMIHDPGSQQYKNTSEAAMAASKSIALSCVRAGTVKRLIYTASVVSASSLKEDGSGFKDAMDETCWTPLNDSLAYVYPDDPFYKDYTYSKTLSEKHVLSYGNDENGGGLEVVTLPCGLVGGDTLQSSTPVSGVVCIAQIMQDARAYISLKFLKKLLGKIPLVHIDDVCEAHIFCMESTSISGRFLCASSYISLEEMANHFALHYPEFNVKQEYEDELKKDIKWASTKLCDKGFVYKYDAKMILDDCIKCARRMGDL is encoded by the exons ATGAGGGAAGGGTGCAGCAAAGTATGCGTCACAGGAGCTAGTGGTTACATAGCTTCCTCTCTGGTGAAGAAGCTCTTGGCCAAGGGTCACAGCGTCCATGCAACTCTCAGAGACTTGA CAGAGAACGAGTCAAAGGTGAGCCTCTTAAAGAGCCTTCCACAATCAGAAGGGAAACTGGTGCTGTTTGAAGCTGATATTTACAACCCAAATGACTTTGACCATGCAATTGAAGGCTGTGAGTTTGTCTTTCATGTTGCTACTCCCATGATCCATGATCCTGGCTCCCAG CAGTACAAGAATACTTCTGAAGCGGCAATGGCTGCGTCAAAAAGCATTGCCCTGTCTTGTGTGAGAGCAGGGACGGTGAAGCGTCTCATCTACACCGCGTCTGTTGTTTCTGCTTCTTCTTTGAAAGAAGATGGGAGTGGTTTCAAAGATGCAATGGATGAAACTTGCTGGACCCCTCTAAATGATTCCTTGGCATATGTATACCCAGATGATCCTTTTTATAAG GACTATACTTATTCAAAGACACTGTCGGAGAAACATGTGTTGAGCTACGGGAACGATGAAAATGGTGGAGGATTGGAGGTGGTAACACTCCCTTGTGGGCTAGTGGGAGGCGACACCCTTCAATCTTCTACACCCGTTAGCGGAGTAGTTTGTATCGCACAGATCATGCAAGATGCAAGGGCGTACATATCACTCAAGTTCCTAAAGAAATTGCTGGGGAAAATTCCTCTTGTACACATTGATGATGTCTGTGAAGCTCATATTTTCTGCATGGAAAGTACCTCGATCAGTGGAAGATTCTTGTGTGCAAGTTCATATATTTCATTAGAAGAGATGGCTAATCATTTCGCTCTTCATTATCCAGAATTCAATGTGAAACAAGA ATATGAAGATGAGCTGAAGAAGGATATCAAGTGGGCCTCAACAAAGCTGTGTGACAAAGGATTTGTATACAAATATGACGCCAAGATGATATTAGATGATTGTATCAAATGTGCAAGAAGGATGGGTGATCTCTAG
- the LOC114399754 gene encoding hydroquinone glucosyltransferase-like has product MEEEAPPVPPAPPIVAMLPSPGMGHLIPMIEFAKRAVRYHNLAVTFVIPTDGPPSKAQKAVFQALPDSISHTFLPPVNLSDFPPGTKIETLISHTVLLSLPSLRQAFHSLSSTYTLAAVVVDLFATDAFDVAAEFNASPYVFYPSTATVLSIALHLPTLDKQVQCEFRDLPEPVTIPGCIPLPVKDFLDPVLERTNEAYKWVLHHSKRYREAEGIIENSFAELEPGAWNELQREQPGRPPVYAVGPLVRMEPGPADSECLRWLDEQPRGSVLFVSFGSGGTLSSAQINELALGLENSQQRFLWVVKSPNDAIANATYFNAESHEDPLQFLPEGFVERTKGRGFLVKSWAPQPQVLAHQSTGGFLSHCGWNSILESVVNGVPLIAWPLFAEQRTNAFMLMHEVKVALRPKVAEDTGLVQSQEIASVVKCLMEGHEGKKLRYRIKDLKEAAAKALSPNGSSTDHISNLVLKWTNKTTISTSG; this is encoded by the coding sequence ATGGAAGAAGAAGCTCCTCCAGTGCCACCTGCACCGCCCATAGTGGCCATGCTGCCATCCCCTGGCATGGGCCACCTAATCCCAATGATCGAGTTCGCCAAGCGAGCGGTGCGCTACCATAACCTGGCCGTCACCTTCGTCATCCCCACTGACGGCCCACCTTCTAAAGCCCAAAAGGCCGTCTTCCAGGCCCTCCCGGACTCCATTTCCCACACCTTCCTCCCTCCGGTCAATCTCTCCGACTTTCCACCGGGCACCAAAATTGAAACCCTGATCTCCCACACCGTCCTCCTCTCCCTCCCTTCCCTCCGCCAAGCCTTCCACTCCCTCTCCTCCACATACACCCTCGCCGCCGTCGTCGTCGACCTCTTCGCCACCGACGCCTTCGACGTCGCCGCCGAATTCAATGCCTCCCCCTACGTCTTCTACCCCTCCACAGCCACCGTCCTCTCCATCGCCCTCCACCTCCCCACCCTCGACAAGCAGGTCCAGTGCGAGTTCCGAGACCTCCCGGAACCGGTCACCATCCCCGGTTGCATTCCTCTTCCCGTCAAGGACTTTCTAGACCCGGTTCTGGAGCGCACCAACGAGGCCTACAAGTGGGTCCTACACCACTCCAAGCGCTACCGAGAAGCCGAGGGAATCATCGAGAACAGCTTCGCCGAACTCGAACCGGGCGCCTGGAACGAGCTGCAGAGGGAACAACCGGGACGGCCTCCGGTTTATGCGGTCGGGCCGCTTGTGAGAATGGAACCCGGTCCCGCCGACTCCGAGTGCTTGAGGTGGTTGGACGAGCAGCCACGTGGCAGCGTGTTGTTTGTTTCCTTCGGAAGCGGTGGGACCCTCTCCAGCGCCCAGATCAACGAACTGGCTCTCGGGTTGGAAAATAGCCAGCAACGGTTCTTGTGGGTGGTGAAGAGCCCAAACGATGCAATAGCCAACGCGACTTACTTCAACGCGGAGAGCCACGAGGATCCCTTGCAGTTCTTACCAGAAGGGTTCGTGGAGAGAACAAAAGGAAGGGGCTTTTTGGTTAAGTCATGGGCTCCGCAGCCACAGGTTCTGGCCCATCAATCAACGGGAGGATTCTTGAGCCATTGCGGCTGGAACTCTATACTGGAGAGCGTGGTGAACGGCGTGCCTTTAATAGCCTGGCCTCTGTTCGCGGAGCAGAGGACCAACGCGTTTATGCTCATGCATGAAGTCAAGGTGGCGCTGAGGCCCAAAGTTGCCGAGGACACTGGACTTGTCCAGAGCCAGGAAATAGCCAGCGTTGTCAAGTGCCTCATGGAAGGCCATGAAGGGAAGAAGCTTCGTTACCGAATCAAGGATCTCAAGGAGGCTGCGGCTAAGGCTCTCTCTCCAAATGGTTCCTCCACCGACCATATCTCCAATTTGGTTCTCAAGTGGACCAACAAAACCACCATCTCTACTAGTGgctag
- the LOC114400088 gene encoding putative anthocyanidin reductase isoform X5, giving the protein MREGCSKVCVTGASGYIASSLVKKLLAKGHSVHATLRDLKNESKVSLLKSLPQSEGKLVLFEADIYNPNDFDHAIEGCEFVFHVATPMIHDPGSQQYKNTSEAAMAASKSIALSCVRAGTVKRLIYTASVVSASSLKEDGSGFKDAMDETCWTPLNDSLAYVYPDDPFYKDYTYSKTLSEKHVLSYGNDENGGGLEVVTLPCGLVGGDTLQSSTPVSGVVCIAQIMQDARAYISLKFLKKLLGKIPLVHIDDVCEAHIFCMESTSISGRFLCASSYISLEEMANHFALHYPEFNVKQEYEDELKKDIKWASTKLCDKGFVYKYDAKMILDDCIKCARRMGDL; this is encoded by the exons ATGAGGGAAGGGTGCAGCAAAGTATGCGTCACAGGAGCTAGTGGTTACATAGCTTCCTCTCTGGTGAAGAAGCTCTTGGCCAAGGGTCACAGCGTCCATGCAACTCTCAGAGACTTGA AGAACGAGTCAAAGGTGAGCCTCTTAAAGAGCCTTCCACAATCAGAAGGGAAACTGGTGCTGTTTGAAGCTGATATTTACAACCCAAATGACTTTGACCATGCAATTGAAGGCTGTGAGTTTGTCTTTCATGTTGCTACTCCCATGATCCATGATCCTGGCTCCCAG CAGTACAAGAATACTTCTGAAGCGGCAATGGCTGCGTCAAAAAGCATTGCCCTGTCTTGTGTGAGAGCAGGGACGGTGAAGCGTCTCATCTACACCGCGTCTGTTGTTTCTGCTTCTTCTTTGAAAGAAGATGGGAGTGGTTTCAAAGATGCAATGGATGAAACTTGCTGGACCCCTCTAAATGATTCCTTGGCATATGTATACCCAGATGATCCTTTTTATAAG GACTATACTTATTCAAAGACACTGTCGGAGAAACATGTGTTGAGCTACGGGAACGATGAAAATGGTGGAGGATTGGAGGTGGTAACACTCCCTTGTGGGCTAGTGGGAGGCGACACCCTTCAATCTTCTACACCCGTTAGCGGAGTAGTTTGTATCGCACAGATCATGCAAGATGCAAGGGCGTACATATCACTCAAGTTCCTAAAGAAATTGCTGGGGAAAATTCCTCTTGTACACATTGATGATGTCTGTGAAGCTCATATTTTCTGCATGGAAAGTACCTCGATCAGTGGAAGATTCTTGTGTGCAAGTTCATATATTTCATTAGAAGAGATGGCTAATCATTTCGCTCTTCATTATCCAGAATTCAATGTGAAACAAGA ATATGAAGATGAGCTGAAGAAGGATATCAAGTGGGCCTCAACAAAGCTGTGTGACAAAGGATTTGTATACAAATATGACGCCAAGATGATATTAGATGATTGTATCAAATGTGCAAGAAGGATGGGTGATCTCTAG